One Burkholderia sp. 9120 genomic window, GGTCACGATGACCATCAGCGGCACGCCGGCCGCAGGCGACAAGTTCACCATCGGCCCGAACACCGGCGCGACCAGCGACGGCCGCAACGCGCTGGCGCTGTCGAACCTCTCCACCGCGAAGGCGTTGGCGGGCGGCACGGTCACGCTGAGCGGCGCGTACGCGAACTACGTCAACCAGATCGGCAACCAGACCAACCAGGTGCAGACGGCGAGCACGGCGCAAACCGCGCTGGTGACGCAGATCACCGCCGCGCAGCAGTCGGTCTCGGGCGTGAACATTAACGAGGAAGCAGCCAACCTGCTTCAGTATCAGCAGCTCTATCAGGCGAACAGCAAGGTGATTCAGACCGCGCAGACCCTGTTCCAGACGTTGCTTGGCATCTTCCAGTGAGGCGTTGAACATGCGTATCTCCAGCGCGCAGTACTTCAACATGAACGTGCAGACAATGAGCAACCAGCAAGCTCAGTTGTCGCAGATCTATGCCGAGATTTCGAGCGGCGTGAGTCTGTCCACGCCGTCGGACAATCCGCTCGGCGCGGCGCAGGCCGTGCAGTTGAGCTCGACGGCCACCACGCTTGCGCAGTACACGACCAATCAGACCTCCGCGCTCGCGTCGATGCAGCAGGAAGACTCGACGCTCGGCAGCGTCAACACCGTGCTGACGACCATTCACACGCTGGTGCTGCGCGCCGGCGACGGTTCGCTGACCGACAGCGACCGCGGCGCGCTCGCCACGCAATTGACGAGTCTGCGCAGCCAGTTGATGACGCTCGCCAATTCCACCGACCCGCAGGGCAACTACCTGTTCGCCGGCTATCAAAGCGGCGCCCAGCCGTACTCGACGACCGCCTCCGGCGCCGTGACCTATTCGGGCGACACCGGCTCGCCGGCTGTGCAGATTACCGGCTCGCGTACGCTGCAGACCGGCGATAACGGGCTCGCGATCTTCGGCAGCGTCGCGTCGATCGGCACCAGCGCGGTGCCGGCGGGAGCGGCCGGCAACACCGGCACCGGCGTGGTCAGCAGCGTCAGCCTGACCAATCCGACCGACCCGACCAACGCGGACACGTACAAGATCAACTTCGTGTCGGGGACCACCTACACCGTGAGCCAGACCAATCCGGCCACCGGCGCGACGAGCACGAGCCCGGCGCAGCCGTTCACGGCCGGTTCGGCGATCACGATCGGCGGCCAGTCGGTGTCGATCAGCGGCGCGCCGAATTCGGGCGACAGCTTTACGGTGACGCCGGCGACGCAGGGCAGCATGGACGTGTTCGCCAATCTGAGCCAGTTGATCACCACGTTGCAAACGCCGCTCACGCCCGGCGCGCAGACGGCCAGCTTCCAGAGCCAACTGACCACCAGCATGACGCAGCTCGAAAACACGATGAACAACGTGCAGACGGCGCAGGCGACCGTGGGTGGCCGCATGAACGAAGTGCAGGCTTTGCAGACGGTCACGCAGACCAACACGCTGCAGACCGCGAGCAACCTGGCGGATTTGACGCAGACCGACATGGTCAAGACGATCGGTCAGTACACGCTGACGCAGAACGCGCTGCAAGCGGCACAGCAGGCCTTCGCGAAGATTCAGAACATCTCGCTGTTCCAGTACCTGAACTAGGCGTCAAAGCAGTCTGAAACGAAGAAGGGCGGATCCCGGTGTGAACCGGGATCCGCCCTTTCTGTTTGTGGCAGCGTTTCTTTTCGTTGCGGTCAGGTCTTGCTATCTATCGAAACCCGGCCGCCACGCGTCCCATCTGATCGATCCCGATGTCGAACAGCCGCATGAAGAACGGAATCATGTTCGGGATCATCAGCTGCAGGAGCAGCATGCCGATCAGCATGGTCAGCGGGAAACCGATCTGGAACACGCCGATTTGCGGCGCCGCGCGGTTCAGGATGCCGAGCGCGAGGTTGGTGATGAGCAGCGCGACGACCACCGGCAGCGACAGCAGCAGACCCGCCGAAAACACCGTGTTGCCGAACATCGCCAGCGTGTGCCAGCCGGGCGCGCCGAGCAGATTCGCCGACACCGGCACCGACTGGAAGGTTGCGAGCAGCGCGCTGATCATTTGCAGATGACCGTCGATCACCAGAAACACGAGCATCGCGATGGTGTTCATGTAGCTCGACAGCACCTGGCTCGAACTACTCGCCTGCGCGTCGAAGAAGGTCGCGAAGCCGAGGCCCATGCCGAGGCCGACGAAGTCGCCGGTCGCGCTAATGGCCTGGAACACGATCTGCATGGTCACGCCGAGCGCGATGCCGATCAGAAACTGATTGATGATGATCCACACGCCCGCGCCGGAAAACACCGTGAATTGCGGCATCGCGCCGAGCGTGGGCGCGACGATGATCGTAATGAAGGCCGCGAGGCCGATCTTTACGCGCATCGGCAAGGCTTTGTTGCCGAGCACCGGCGCGGTGGCGACCAGCGCGAGAATCCGCACGAACGGCCACAGGAAGGCCGTGAGCCAGCCGTTCAGTTGCGCGTAGGTGACGGAGAACATGACAGCGGGGAAGGGTGAGCGAGGACCGGCGCCGCGCTCAGTTGACGAGCGTCGGAATGTTGGTGAGCGTCTGGCGCAGATAGTCGAGCATGGTGGTCAGCATCCACGGGCCGGCAATCACCATGGTCACGGCAATCGCGAGCAGCTTCGGAATGAACGACAAGGTCGTTTCGTTGATCTGCGTGGCGGCCTGGAACAGGCTCACCACCAGACCGACCACCAGCGCGACCAGCAGCAGCGGCGCGGCGAGCAGCAGGCCGACATACATGGCCTGGTGCGCGAGCGTCATGACGGATTCTTGATTCATGGCGAGGGAACCGGAAAGCGTGAAGGGCGTCAGCCCCGATTAAATAGCGCGCTTAAACGAAGCTCTGCGCGAGCGAGCCGAGCAGCAACTGCCAGCCGTCGACCAGCACGAACAGCATCAGCTTGAACGGCAGCGAGATCGTGGCGGGCGACACCATCATCATCCCCATCGACATCAGCACGCTCGCTACCACCATGTCGATGATGAGGAACGGAATGAAGATCGTGAAGCCGATCTGGAAACCCGTCTTCAGTTCGCTGGTGACGAACGAGGGCACCAGCAGCGACAGCGGCACGTCTTCCGGACCTTGCATTGGCGCGGCGTGCGAGATGCGGGCGAACAAGGCCAGATCGGTTTCGCGGGTCTGCCGCAGCATGAAGGTCTTGAACGGCGCGAGACCGCGATTGACCGCCGTTTCCATCGGAATCGTGCCGTCGGAAAAGGGCTTGTAGCCGTCGTTGTAGGCCTTGTCGAGAACCGGCGACATGACGAACAGCGTGAGGAACAGCGCCAGACCGACCAGCACCTGATTCGGCGGCGTGGTGGCCGTGCCGAGCGCCTGGCGCAGCAGCGACAACACGATGATGATGCGCGTAAAGCTCGTCATCATCAGCACCATCGCCGGCAGGAACGACAGCATCGTGAGCAGCAGCATTGTCTGCACGCTCAGCGAATAGGTCGTACCGCCGTTCGGACCGGGGCTCGTGTTGAAGGCCGGCAAACCGGCGGCTTGCGCGAACGACAGCGTCGGCAGCGCGAGCATCAGCGCGGGCAGTGCGAGCGGCGCGATACGGCGCGCGACGCGACCGAGCGCGGCCATAACTGTCGAAGCGGTGCTGTGCATGCGAGCGGATTGCGCGTGACGCGCCGAAGAAAGACTGAACTGCATTAACGAACCCCGTTGCCTTGCCCGTTGAACCGTTTGCCCACTTCGCCTTTCAACGCATCGCGAAAGCGTTGGCCGAAGCTGCCGGGCAACGCGGCGCTGGTGCCGGGCGCAGCCGGCGACGTGGCGCCGGCGGGATCGAGCGCGGCGGAACCCGCCGGCATCGTATGAAGGAGTCGTACATTGCCGGGCGCCGTGCCGAGCACGAGCCACGTATCGCCGATCTCGACGACCGCGACGCGTTCCTTGCCGCCGAGCGAGGCGCCGCCGACCGTTTTCACGAGGCCGCCGCGACTGGCCGGCTGCAGGCCGAAACGGCGCGCGAGCCAGCCGCACGCGAACACCAGGCCGATCACGACCAGCAACGCGAAGATGGTTTGCAATACCGCGCCGACGCCGAGTGCCGGAACGGCGGTGCCGGCGCCGACACCGGAAGCGATTTTCGCGGCGTTGTTGACCGCGTTCATGTCGGCCGCGAACGCCGCGAACGGCATGGCCAGCAGGGCGATCGAGGCCGAAGCGCGACCGGCAAAGCGTTTCATCGATTCAACTTCCGGATACGTTCGGACGGCGTGATGATGTCGGTCAGACGGATACCGAACTTGTCGTTCACCACCACCACTTCACCCTGTGCGATCAGACAGCCGTTGACCAGCACGTCCATCGGTTCGCCGGCCATGCCGTCCAGTTCCACCACCGAACCCTGCGCCAGCTGCAGCAGGTTGCGGATCGCGATCTTGGTGCGGCCGAGTTCAACGGTCATCTGGACAGGAATGTCCAGGATCATGTCGATGTCGTTGCGCGTCGTGGTCGGTTCGACTTTCGACAGCGGCTGGAACACGCCCGCCGTGGTCGGGCTGGCTTCTTCGTTGTCGTTCTGCTCGGCCAGCGCGCTGGCCCAGTCCGCCATTGCCGTATCGTCTTCGGCCGAGACCTCGTCAGCCGCCATTTGGGGCGCAGTGCCGGCCAGTTCGGTCTCAGGCTTTGCGTTCAGATCACTCATATCCACCTTCCTTCATCGTGTCGGCTGCGCTGATCATTTTCTGGACCCGCAACGCGTACTGACCATTGAAAATACCGTAGCCGCATTCCATCACCGGCACGCCATCCACTTTCGCGGTGATGTGTTCGGCAATGTTGATCGGCAGAACATCGCCTTTGCGCATGTTCAGAATCTTTTCGAACGTGATCGGCACCTGCGCGAGGTCGGCGGTCAGTTCCACTTCCGCGGCCTGCACCTGCTGCGACAGCACGCGCACCCAGCGGCGATCGACTTCGAGCGCTTCGCCCTGAATCGGCGACACCAGAACGTCGCGAATCGGTTCGATCATCGAATACGGCATGCAGATGTGCAGCGTG contains:
- the fliP gene encoding flagellar type III secretion system pore protein FliP (The bacterial flagellar biogenesis protein FliP forms a type III secretion system (T3SS)-type pore required for flagellar assembly.), coding for MQFSLSSARHAQSARMHSTASTVMAALGRVARRIAPLALPALMLALPTLSFAQAAGLPAFNTSPGPNGGTTYSLSVQTMLLLTMLSFLPAMVLMMTSFTRIIIVLSLLRQALGTATTPPNQVLVGLALFLTLFVMSPVLDKAYNDGYKPFSDGTIPMETAVNRGLAPFKTFMLRQTRETDLALFARISHAAPMQGPEDVPLSLLVPSFVTSELKTGFQIGFTIFIPFLIIDMVVASVLMSMGMMMVSPATISLPFKLMLFVLVDGWQLLLGSLAQSFV
- the flgL gene encoding flagellar hook-associated protein FlgL; amino-acid sequence: MRISSAQYFNMNVQTMSNQQAQLSQIYAEISSGVSLSTPSDNPLGAAQAVQLSSTATTLAQYTTNQTSALASMQQEDSTLGSVNTVLTTIHTLVLRAGDGSLTDSDRGALATQLTSLRSQLMTLANSTDPQGNYLFAGYQSGAQPYSTTASGAVTYSGDTGSPAVQITGSRTLQTGDNGLAIFGSVASIGTSAVPAGAAGNTGTGVVSSVSLTNPTDPTNADTYKINFVSGTTYTVSQTNPATGATSTSPAQPFTAGSAITIGGQSVSISGAPNSGDSFTVTPATQGSMDVFANLSQLITTLQTPLTPGAQTASFQSQLTTSMTQLENTMNNVQTAQATVGGRMNEVQALQTVTQTNTLQTASNLADLTQTDMVKTIGQYTLTQNALQAAQQAFAKIQNISLFQYLN
- the fliO gene encoding flagellar biosynthetic protein FliO, whose amino-acid sequence is MKRFAGRASASIALLAMPFAAFAADMNAVNNAAKIASGVGAGTAVPALGVGAVLQTIFALLVVIGLVFACGWLARRFGLQPASRGGLVKTVGGASLGGKERVAVVEIGDTWLVLGTAPGNVRLLHTMPAGSAALDPAGATSPAAPGTSAALPGSFGQRFRDALKGEVGKRFNGQGNGVR
- the fliQ gene encoding flagellar biosynthesis protein FliQ, which codes for MNQESVMTLAHQAMYVGLLLAAPLLLVALVVGLVVSLFQAATQINETTLSFIPKLLAIAVTMVIAGPWMLTTMLDYLRQTLTNIPTLVN
- the fliR gene encoding flagellar biosynthetic protein FliR, encoding MFSVTYAQLNGWLTAFLWPFVRILALVATAPVLGNKALPMRVKIGLAAFITIIVAPTLGAMPQFTVFSGAGVWIIINQFLIGIALGVTMQIVFQAISATGDFVGLGMGLGFATFFDAQASSSSQVLSSYMNTIAMLVFLVIDGHLQMISALLATFQSVPVSANLLGAPGWHTLAMFGNTVFSAGLLLSLPVVVALLITNLALGILNRAAPQIGVFQIGFPLTMLIGMLLLQLMIPNMIPFFMRLFDIGIDQMGRVAAGFR
- the fliN gene encoding flagellar motor switch protein FliN, producing the protein MSDLNAKPETELAGTAPQMAADEVSAEDDTAMADWASALAEQNDNEEASPTTAGVFQPLSKVEPTTTRNDIDMILDIPVQMTVELGRTKIAIRNLLQLAQGSVVELDGMAGEPMDVLVNGCLIAQGEVVVVNDKFGIRLTDIITPSERIRKLNR